Proteins from a genomic interval of Zingiber officinale cultivar Zhangliang chromosome 2A, Zo_v1.1, whole genome shotgun sequence:
- the LOC122040300 gene encoding protein LURP-one-related 5-like, translating to MESDLKASEVAAGAVVGEKFCSQAERELTVRKTSIFFYGDGFAAYDHATGDLVFRVDTYARSGSPAFADRQILLMDPSGDPILTLRRKWPSLHQRWEAFLGERQEGQRPLFAVRRSSIFGSDRSGFVVEADSNGYRIEGCFAKRCCRVIYEGCSGGGGGAAVVAEIKRKVDTLSHVMFGRDVFSLCLHPHCDSAFAMGLVVVLDQITGEESEEEEEQVDSPIAEAAC from the exons ATGGAGAGTGATTTGAAAGCGTCTGAGGTGGCTGCGGGGGCTGTCGTCGGAGAGAAATTTTGCAGCCAGGCGGAGCGGGAGCTGACGGTCCGAaagacctccatcttcttctACGGAGATGGCTTCGCCGCCTACGACCACGCCACTGGAGATCTGGTCTTCCGCGTCGACACCTACGCCCGCAGCGGCTCTCCTGCTTTCGCCGATCGCCAGATCCTGCTCATGGATCCCTCCGGCGATCCTATCCTCACCCTCCGCCGCAAG TGGCCGAGCTTGCATCAGCGGTGGGAGGCGTTCCTGGGGGAGAGGCAAGAGGGGCAGCGGCCCCTTTTCGCGGTGCGGAGGTCCTCCATCTTCGGCAGCGATCGTAGCGGATTCGTGGTGGAGGCGGACTCCAACGGGTACCGAATCGAGGGGTGCTTCGCGAAGCGGTGTTGCCGGGTGATCTACGAGGGCTGCAGCGGTGGCGGAGGAGGAGCGGCGGTGGTGGCTGAGATTAAGCGTAAAGTGGATACTTTGTCGCACGTGATGTTTGGGAGAGACGTGTTCTCGCTCTGCCTTCATCCGCACTGCGATTCTGCCTTCGCGATGGGTCTCGTCGTCGTCCTCGACCAGATCACCGGCGAGGAgtccgaagaagaagaggagcaggTCGATTCTCCGATAGCAGAGGCCGCTTGTTAA